From Calonectris borealis chromosome 7, bCalBor7.hap1.2, whole genome shotgun sequence, one genomic window encodes:
- the PSTK gene encoding LOW QUALITY PROTEIN: L-seryl-tRNA(Sec) kinase (The sequence of the model RefSeq protein was modified relative to this genomic sequence to represent the inferred CDS: inserted 2 bases in 1 codon) yields MRTAPAXAAGAAAELLAALAAAVAEERQGGAGRARVGLCVLCGLPAAGKSTLARALRRCLPQRPGWACALLTYDELIPPEAFRPRELGAEPAGPSPLLPRWKRSRRELLQCLERFLRALVAGGPLSAPAAGARPAWERFLACCHGQGLLSAAEGHAGAGPCWTQAATSRPLYLILDDNFYYRSMRYEVYQLARKYSLSFCQLFLECPLECCLQRNRLRSHPLPDQTICLMARKIEMPDLKKNTWEQNSLVLKSFDCTSEDNEQIISLLATALENPVKQNEENAEQKEADRAICAASTAHQADQTCRRIISQAMKDAKDKNVLPSEMKGLAEELNKLKAQFLEDLRQGNNLKNQICIQNDPATSVISSFQEEATNLVNKYILK; encoded by the exons atgcgcacagcacCGGC TGCtgcgggagcggcggcggagctgctggcggcgctggcggcggcggtggcggaggAGCGGCAGGGCGGCGCCGGGCGCGCCCGGGTCGGGCTGTgcgtgctgtgcgggctgccggCGGCCGGCAAGTCCACCCTGGCCCGCGCCCTGCGCCGCTGCCTGCCGCAGCGCCCGGGCTGGGCCTGCGCCCTCCTCACCTACGACGAGCTCATCCCGCCGGAAGCCTTCCGCCCGCGCGAGCTGGGGGCGGAGCCAGCGGGACCGTCCCCATTG ctgccccgcTGGAAGCGGAGCCGGCGCGAgttgctgcagtgcctggagcGCTTCCTGCGGGCCCTGGTGGCCGGGGGCCCGCTgtcagcccccgccgccggcgcccgGCCGGCCTGGGAGCGCTTCCTCGCCTGCTGCcacgggcaggggctgctctccGCAGCGGAAGGTCACGCCGGAGCGGGCCCTTGCTGGACACAGGCAGCCACGTCTAGGCCGCTCTACCTCATCTTGGATGACAATTTTTATTATCGGAGCATGAGATACGAGGTGTACCAGCTGGCTCGCAAAT ATTCCTTGAGCTTCTGCCAGTTATTTTTAGAGTGTCCACTTGAATGCTGCTTGCAGAGAAATCGTCTAAGAAGTCATCCGTTACCTGACCAGACAATATGTTTAATggcaagaaaaatagaaatgccAGATCTCAAGAAAAACACTTGGGAACAGAACAGCCTCGTTCTGAAAAGTTTTGATTGCACTTCAGAGGATAA tgAGCAGATAATTAGTTTGCTGGCCACTGCTTTGGAAAATCCAGTGAAGCAGAACGAGGAAAACGCTGAGCAAAAG GAAGCGGATCGAGCAATCTGTGCAGCCAGCACTGCCCATCAGGCCGACCAGACATGCAGGCGCATCATCTCTCAGGCAATGAAGGACGCAAAAG ataAAAATGTGCTTCCAAGTGAGATGAAGGGCCTGGCAGAAGAACTCAACAAACTCAAAGCACAATTTTTGGAAGACTTGCGgcaaggaaataatttgaaaaaccaAATTTGCATACAAAATGACCCCGCTACAAGTGTAATTTCTTCATTCCAAGAGGAGGCAACCAATCTagttaataaatatattttaaaataa